A genomic region of Larus michahellis chromosome 21, bLarMic1.1, whole genome shotgun sequence contains the following coding sequences:
- the NFASC gene encoding neurofascin isoform X16: MVMQRHHLTRAGIALALCLHHLVSAIEVPLDLPQPPTITKQSVKDYIVDPRDNIFIECEAKGNPVPTFSWTRNGKFFNVAKDPKVSMRRRSGTLVIDFHSGGRPEDYEGEYQCFARNDYGTALSSKIHLQVSKSPLWPKEKVDVIEVDEGAPLSLQCNPPPGLPSPVIFWMSSSMEPIHQDKRVSQGQNGDLYFSNVMLQDAQTDYSCNARFHFTHTIQQKNPYTLKVKTKKPHNETSLRNHTDMYSARGITETTPSFMYPYGTSSSQMVLRGVDLLLECIASGVPAPDIMWYKKGGELPAGKTKLENFNKALRISNVSEEDSGEYFCLASNKMGSIRHTISVRVKAAPYWLDEPQNLILAPGEDGRLVCRANGNPKPAIQWLVNGEPIEASPPNPSREVAGDTIVFRDTQIGSSAVYQCNASNEHGYLLANAFVSVLDVPPRILAPRNQLIRVIQNNRTRLDCPFFGSPIPTLRWFKNGQGNTLDGGNYKAHENGSLEMNMARKEDQGIYTCVATNILGKAEAQVRLEVKDPTRIVRGPEDQVVKRGSMPRLHCRIKHDPTLKLTVTWLKDDAPLYMGNRMKKEDDGLTIYGVAEKDQGDYTCVASTELDKDSAKAYLTVLERPDRPRDLELTDLAERSVRLTWIPGDDNNSPITDYIVQFEEDRFQPGMWHNHSRYPGSVNSAVLSLSPYVNYQFRVIAVNDVGSSLPSVPSERYQTNGARPEINPTGVQGAGTQKNNMEITWTPLNATQAYGPNLRYIVRWRRRDPRGSWYNETVKAPRHVVWNTPIYVPYEIKVQAENDFGRAPEPDTVIGYSGEDYPKAAPTDVRIRVLNSTAIALTWTRVHLDTIQGQLKEYRAYFWRDSSLLKNLWVSKKRQYVSFPGDRNRGIVSRLFPYSNYKLEMVVTNGRGDGPRSEVKEFPTPEGVPSSPRYLRIRQPNLESINLEWDHPEHPNGVLTGYNLRYQAFNGTKTGRTLVENFSPNQTRFTLQRTDPISRYRFFLRARTQVGEGEAIVEESPALLNEAYTKNHVDIATQGWFIGLMCAIALLVLILLIVCFIKRSRGGKYPVRDNKDEHLNPEDKNVEDGSFDYRYAPVGMSTPATTSPPSAPLPAITDLTALPLHITAAPRCHAASSITPPTFLLLPPALGKSSTEGNAPWKSNRAARMLPRSPPFPVSAWKDQSRRRAGALASATQDTAAGQPR; encoded by the exons TAATATCTTCATTGAATGTGAAGCCAAAGGGAACCCCGTTCCCAC TTTTTCCTGGACACGGAACGGGAAGTTCTTCAACGTGGCGAAGGACCCCAAGGTGTCCATGCGGCGGCGGTCGGGGACGCTGGTCATCGACTTCCACAGCGGGGGGCGGCCGGAGGACTACGAGGGCGAGTACCAGTGTTTCGCCCGGAACGACTACGGCACTGCTCTCTCCAGCAAAATCCACCTCCAGGTCTCTA AGTCTCCCCTGTGGCCCAAGGAGAAGGTGGATGTGATAGAGGTGGATGAAGGTGCTCCGCTCAGCCTGCAGTGCAACCCGCCGCCGGGCCTACCTTCTCCCGTCATCTTCTGGATGAGCAGCT CCATGGAGCCCATCCACCAGGACAAGCGCGTCTCCCAGGGCCAGAACGGCGACCTGTACTTCTCCAACGTCATGCTGCAGGATGCCCAGACCGACTACAGCTGCAACGCACGCTTCCACTTCACCCACACCATTCAGCAGAAAAACCCCTACACCCTCAAGGTGAAAACCA AGAAACCCCATAACGAAACGTCTTTACGAAATCACACTGACATGTACAGTG ccCGAGGGATTACGGAAACAACTCCCAGCTTCATGTATCCCTACGGGACCTCGAGCAGTCAGATGGTGCTGAGAGGGGTGGACCTCCTGCTGGAGTGCATTGCTTCAGGAGT ACCAGCACCAGACATCATGTGGTACAAGAAAGGAGGCGAGCTCCCAGCAGGCAAAACCAAGCTGGAAAACTTTAACAAGGCTCTTCGTATCTCCAACGTCTCTGAGGAAGACTCCGGGGAGTATTTCTGCTTGGCGTCAAACAAGATGGGCAGCATCCGCCACACGATCTCGGTGAGAGTGAAGG CTGCTCCATACTGGCTGGACGAACCACAAAACCTCATCCTGGCCCCCGGCGAGGACGGCCGGCTGGTGTGTCGAGCCAACGGGAACCCCAAGCCTGCGATCCAGTGGCTGGTGAACGGCGAGCCTATAGAAG CTTCTCCCCCCAACCCGAGCCGAGAGGTGGCTGGAGACACCATTGTATTTCGAGACACCCAGATCGGCAGCAGTGCTGTGTACCAATGCAATGCATCCAACGAGCACGGCTACCTTCTCGCCAACGCCTTTGTCAGCGTCCTGG ATGTGCCTCCACGGATACTGGCCCCCCGCAACCAGCTCATCAGGGTGATTCAAAACAACAGGACCCGACTCGACTGCCCCTTCTTTGGCTCGCCGATCCCCACCTTGAGATG GTTTAAGAACGGCCAGGGGAACACACTGGATGGAGGAAACTACAAGGCACATGAGAACGGGAGCTTGGAGATGAACATGGCTCGGAAGGAGGACCAGGGCATCTACACTTGTGTGGCTACCAACATCCTGGGGAAGGCGGAGGCCCAGGTTCGCCTGGAGGTCAAAG ACCCAACAAGGATCGTGAGGGGACCAGAAGATCAGGTGGTGAAGAGGGGCTCCATGCCTCGCCTCCACTGCCGCATAAAGCACGACCCGACGCTGAAACTCACCGTCACCTGGCTGAAAGACGATGCACCCCTGTACATGGGAAACAG GATGAAGAAGGAAGATGATGGTCTGACAATATATGGCGTGGCTGAGAAGGACCAAGGGGACTACACCTGCGTGGCTAGCACGGAGCTGGACAAGGACTCGGCTAAAGCGTACCTCACCGTACTAG AACGACCCGACCGGCCCCGTGACTTGGAGCTGACAGACCTGGCCGAGAGGAGCGTGCGGCTGACGTGGATCCCCGGCGATGACAATAACAGCCCCATCACAG ACTACATCGTCCAGTTTGAGGAGGACCGGTTCCAACCTGGCATGTGGCACAACCACTCCAGGTACCCCGGGAGCGTCAACTCAGCCGTCCTGAGCCTCTCTCCTTACGTCAACTACCAGTTTCGGGTGATTGCGGTGAACGACGTGGGCAGCAGCCTGCCCAGTGTGCCCTCCGAACGCTACCAGACCAACGGGGCAC GTCCTGAAATTAATCCAACAGGAGTTCAAGGTGCAGGGACCCAAAAAAACAACATGGAGATCACCTGGACG CCTCTGAATGCAACTCAAGCTTATGGGCCCAACCTCAGGTACATTGTGAGATGGAGGCGGAGGGACCCCCGAGGGAGCTGGTACAACGAGACAGTGAAGGCACCGAGGCACGTCGTCTGGAACACACCCATCTACGTTCCCTACGAGATCAAAGTGCAGGCAGAGAATGACTTTGGTAGAGCACCGGAGCCTGACACTGTCATCGGCTATTCGGGGGAAGATT ATCCCAAGGCTGCGCCTACGGATGTTAGGATAAGAGTTTTAAACAGCACTGCCATTGCTCTGACCTGGACCCGAGTGCACCTGGACACCATCCAGGGACAGCTCAAGGAGTACAGA GCCTATTTCTGGAGAGACAGTAGTTTGCTGAAGAACCTGTGGGTCTCCAAAAAACGGCAGTATGTGAGTTTTCCTGGAGACCGAAACCGGGGCATAGTGTCCCGGCTGTTTCCTTACAGCAACTACAAGCTTGAGATGGTTGTAACCAACGGGCGAGGAGACGGGCCGCGCAGTGAAGTTAAGGAGTTCCCCACACCCGAAGGAG tgcccagctcccccaggtATTTAAGAATCCGACAGCCAAATCTGGAAAGCATCAATCTGGAGTGGGATCACCCAGAGCATCCCAACGGAGTCCTCACAGGATACAACCTTAGATATCAAGCCT tTAATGGAACCAAAACGGGCCGAACCCTGGTAGAGAACTTCTCTCCCAACCAGACAAGGTTCACCCTGCAGCGGACAGACCCCATCTCGCGCTATCGCTTCTTCCTGCGTGCACGGACCCaggtgggagaaggagaagccATAGTGGAGGAGTCGCCAGCTTTGCTGAACGAAG CTTATACCAAGAATCACGTGGACATCGCGACGCAGGGCTGGTTCATCGGGCTGATGTGTGCCATAGCTCTCCTGGTTCTCATCCTCCTGATAGTCTGCTTCATTAAGAGGAGCCGAGGCGGGAAATATCCAG TACGAGACAATAAAGACGAGCATCTCAATCCCGAAGACAAGAACGTAGAAGACGGCTCGTTCGACTACAGGTACGCTCCCGTTGGCATGTCCACCCCCGCCACCACGTCCCCCCCATCCGCCCCGCTCCCAGCCATCACGGACCTCACCGCGCTTCCCCTCCACATAACCGCAGCACCGCGGTGCCACGCAGCCTCCTCGATTAcccctcccaccttcctcctcctgcctcctgccctcggCAAGTCCTCTACCGAAGGAAACGCTCCCTGGAAGAGTAACAGGGCTGCGAGGATGCTGCCAAggtctcctcctttccctgtctCGGCCTGGAAGGATCAGTCCAGGCGGAGAGCCGGGGCTCTGGCATCAGCTACCCAGGACACAGCTGCAGGCCAACCCCGATGA
- the NFASC gene encoding neurofascin isoform X12, translating into MVMQRHHLTRAGIALALCLHHLVSAIEVPLDSNIQSELPQPPTITKQSVKDYIVDPRDNIFIECEAKGNPVPTFSWTRNGKFFNVAKDPKVSMRRRSGTLVIDFHSGGRPEDYEGEYQCFARNDYGTALSSKIHLQVSKSPLWPKEKVDVIEVDEGAPLSLQCNPPPGLPSPVIFWMSSSMEPIHQDKRVSQGQNGDLYFSNVMLQDAQTDYSCNARFHFTHTIQQKNPYTLKVKTKKPHNETSLRNHTDMYSARGITETTPSFMYPYGTSSSQMVLRGVDLLLECIASGVPAPDIMWYKKGGELPAGKTKLENFNKALRISNVSEEDSGEYFCLASNKMGSIRHTISVRVKAAPYWLDEPQNLILAPGEDGRLVCRANGNPKPAIQWLVNGEPIEASPPNPSREVAGDTIVFRDTQIGSSAVYQCNASNEHGYLLANAFVSVLDVPPRILAPRNQLIRVIQNNRTRLDCPFFGSPIPTLRWFKNGQGNTLDGGNYKAHENGSLEMNMARKEDQGIYTCVATNILGKAEAQVRLEVKDPTRIVRGPEDQVVKRGSMPRLHCRIKHDPTLKLTVTWLKDDAPLYMGNRMKKEDDGLTIYGVAEKDQGDYTCVASTELDKDSAKAYLTVLAVPANRLRDLPKERPDRPRDLELTDLAERSVRLTWIPGDDNNSPITDYIVQFEEDRFQPGMWHNHSRYPGSVNSAVLSLSPYVNYQFRVIAVNDVGSSLPSVPSERYQTNGARPEINPTGVQGAGTQKNNMEITWTPLNATQAYGPNLRYIVRWRRRDPRGSWYNETVKAPRHVVWNTPIYVPYEIKVQAENDFGRAPEPDTVIGYSGEDYPKAAPTDVRIRVLNSTAIALTWTRVHLDTIQGQLKEYRAYFWRDSSLLKNLWVSKKRQYVSFPGDRNRGIVSRLFPYSNYKLEMVVTNGRGDGPRSEVKEFPTPEGVPSSPRYLRIRQPNLESINLEWDHPEHPNGVLTGYNLRYQAFNGTKTGRTLVENFSPNQTRFTLQRTDPISRYRFFLRARTQVGEGEAIVEESPALLNEATPTPAYTKNHVDIATQGWFIGLMCAIALLVLILLIVCFIKRSRGGKYPVRDNKDEHLNPEDKNVEDGSFDYRYAPVGMSTPATTSPPSAPLPAITDLTALPLHITAAPRCHAASSITPPTFLLLPPALGKSSTEGNAPWKSNRAARMLPRSPPFPVSAWKDQSRRRAGALASATQDTAAGQPR; encoded by the exons TAATATCTTCATTGAATGTGAAGCCAAAGGGAACCCCGTTCCCAC TTTTTCCTGGACACGGAACGGGAAGTTCTTCAACGTGGCGAAGGACCCCAAGGTGTCCATGCGGCGGCGGTCGGGGACGCTGGTCATCGACTTCCACAGCGGGGGGCGGCCGGAGGACTACGAGGGCGAGTACCAGTGTTTCGCCCGGAACGACTACGGCACTGCTCTCTCCAGCAAAATCCACCTCCAGGTCTCTA AGTCTCCCCTGTGGCCCAAGGAGAAGGTGGATGTGATAGAGGTGGATGAAGGTGCTCCGCTCAGCCTGCAGTGCAACCCGCCGCCGGGCCTACCTTCTCCCGTCATCTTCTGGATGAGCAGCT CCATGGAGCCCATCCACCAGGACAAGCGCGTCTCCCAGGGCCAGAACGGCGACCTGTACTTCTCCAACGTCATGCTGCAGGATGCCCAGACCGACTACAGCTGCAACGCACGCTTCCACTTCACCCACACCATTCAGCAGAAAAACCCCTACACCCTCAAGGTGAAAACCA AGAAACCCCATAACGAAACGTCTTTACGAAATCACACTGACATGTACAGTG ccCGAGGGATTACGGAAACAACTCCCAGCTTCATGTATCCCTACGGGACCTCGAGCAGTCAGATGGTGCTGAGAGGGGTGGACCTCCTGCTGGAGTGCATTGCTTCAGGAGT ACCAGCACCAGACATCATGTGGTACAAGAAAGGAGGCGAGCTCCCAGCAGGCAAAACCAAGCTGGAAAACTTTAACAAGGCTCTTCGTATCTCCAACGTCTCTGAGGAAGACTCCGGGGAGTATTTCTGCTTGGCGTCAAACAAGATGGGCAGCATCCGCCACACGATCTCGGTGAGAGTGAAGG CTGCTCCATACTGGCTGGACGAACCACAAAACCTCATCCTGGCCCCCGGCGAGGACGGCCGGCTGGTGTGTCGAGCCAACGGGAACCCCAAGCCTGCGATCCAGTGGCTGGTGAACGGCGAGCCTATAGAAG CTTCTCCCCCCAACCCGAGCCGAGAGGTGGCTGGAGACACCATTGTATTTCGAGACACCCAGATCGGCAGCAGTGCTGTGTACCAATGCAATGCATCCAACGAGCACGGCTACCTTCTCGCCAACGCCTTTGTCAGCGTCCTGG ATGTGCCTCCACGGATACTGGCCCCCCGCAACCAGCTCATCAGGGTGATTCAAAACAACAGGACCCGACTCGACTGCCCCTTCTTTGGCTCGCCGATCCCCACCTTGAGATG GTTTAAGAACGGCCAGGGGAACACACTGGATGGAGGAAACTACAAGGCACATGAGAACGGGAGCTTGGAGATGAACATGGCTCGGAAGGAGGACCAGGGCATCTACACTTGTGTGGCTACCAACATCCTGGGGAAGGCGGAGGCCCAGGTTCGCCTGGAGGTCAAAG ACCCAACAAGGATCGTGAGGGGACCAGAAGATCAGGTGGTGAAGAGGGGCTCCATGCCTCGCCTCCACTGCCGCATAAAGCACGACCCGACGCTGAAACTCACCGTCACCTGGCTGAAAGACGATGCACCCCTGTACATGGGAAACAG GATGAAGAAGGAAGATGATGGTCTGACAATATATGGCGTGGCTGAGAAGGACCAAGGGGACTACACCTGCGTGGCTAGCACGGAGCTGGACAAGGACTCGGCTAAAGCGTACCTCACCGTACTAG CTGTCCCTGCTAACCGTTTGAGAGACTTACCTAAAG AACGACCCGACCGGCCCCGTGACTTGGAGCTGACAGACCTGGCCGAGAGGAGCGTGCGGCTGACGTGGATCCCCGGCGATGACAATAACAGCCCCATCACAG ACTACATCGTCCAGTTTGAGGAGGACCGGTTCCAACCTGGCATGTGGCACAACCACTCCAGGTACCCCGGGAGCGTCAACTCAGCCGTCCTGAGCCTCTCTCCTTACGTCAACTACCAGTTTCGGGTGATTGCGGTGAACGACGTGGGCAGCAGCCTGCCCAGTGTGCCCTCCGAACGCTACCAGACCAACGGGGCAC GTCCTGAAATTAATCCAACAGGAGTTCAAGGTGCAGGGACCCAAAAAAACAACATGGAGATCACCTGGACG CCTCTGAATGCAACTCAAGCTTATGGGCCCAACCTCAGGTACATTGTGAGATGGAGGCGGAGGGACCCCCGAGGGAGCTGGTACAACGAGACAGTGAAGGCACCGAGGCACGTCGTCTGGAACACACCCATCTACGTTCCCTACGAGATCAAAGTGCAGGCAGAGAATGACTTTGGTAGAGCACCGGAGCCTGACACTGTCATCGGCTATTCGGGGGAAGATT ATCCCAAGGCTGCGCCTACGGATGTTAGGATAAGAGTTTTAAACAGCACTGCCATTGCTCTGACCTGGACCCGAGTGCACCTGGACACCATCCAGGGACAGCTCAAGGAGTACAGA GCCTATTTCTGGAGAGACAGTAGTTTGCTGAAGAACCTGTGGGTCTCCAAAAAACGGCAGTATGTGAGTTTTCCTGGAGACCGAAACCGGGGCATAGTGTCCCGGCTGTTTCCTTACAGCAACTACAAGCTTGAGATGGTTGTAACCAACGGGCGAGGAGACGGGCCGCGCAGTGAAGTTAAGGAGTTCCCCACACCCGAAGGAG tgcccagctcccccaggtATTTAAGAATCCGACAGCCAAATCTGGAAAGCATCAATCTGGAGTGGGATCACCCAGAGCATCCCAACGGAGTCCTCACAGGATACAACCTTAGATATCAAGCCT tTAATGGAACCAAAACGGGCCGAACCCTGGTAGAGAACTTCTCTCCCAACCAGACAAGGTTCACCCTGCAGCGGACAGACCCCATCTCGCGCTATCGCTTCTTCCTGCGTGCACGGACCCaggtgggagaaggagaagccATAGTGGAGGAGTCGCCAGCTTTGCTGAACGAAG CCACGCCAACCCCAG CTTATACCAAGAATCACGTGGACATCGCGACGCAGGGCTGGTTCATCGGGCTGATGTGTGCCATAGCTCTCCTGGTTCTCATCCTCCTGATAGTCTGCTTCATTAAGAGGAGCCGAGGCGGGAAATATCCAG TACGAGACAATAAAGACGAGCATCTCAATCCCGAAGACAAGAACGTAGAAGACGGCTCGTTCGACTACAGGTACGCTCCCGTTGGCATGTCCACCCCCGCCACCACGTCCCCCCCATCCGCCCCGCTCCCAGCCATCACGGACCTCACCGCGCTTCCCCTCCACATAACCGCAGCACCGCGGTGCCACGCAGCCTCCTCGATTAcccctcccaccttcctcctcctgcctcctgccctcggCAAGTCCTCTACCGAAGGAAACGCTCCCTGGAAGAGTAACAGGGCTGCGAGGATGCTGCCAAggtctcctcctttccctgtctCGGCCTGGAAGGATCAGTCCAGGCGGAGAGCCGGGGCTCTGGCATCAGCTACCCAGGACACAGCTGCAGGCCAACCCCGATGA
- the NFASC gene encoding neurofascin isoform X1, translating to MVMQRHHLTRAGIALALCLHHLVSAIEVPLDSNIQSELPQPPTITKQSVKDYIVDPRDNIFIECEAKGNPVPTFSWTRNGKFFNVAKDPKVSMRRRSGTLVIDFHSGGRPEDYEGEYQCFARNDYGTALSSKIHLQVSKSPLWPKEKVDVIEVDEGAPLSLQCNPPPGLPSPVIFWMSSSMEPIHQDKRVSQGQNGDLYFSNVMLQDAQTDYSCNARFHFTHTIQQKNPYTLKVKTKKPHNETSLRNHTDMYSARGITETTPSFMYPYGTSSSQMVLRGVDLLLECIASGVPAPDIMWYKKGGELPAGKTKLENFNKALRISNVSEEDSGEYFCLASNKMGSIRHTISVRVKAAPYWLDEPQNLILAPGEDGRLVCRANGNPKPAIQWLVNGEPIEASPPNPSREVAGDTIVFRDTQIGSSAVYQCNASNEHGYLLANAFVSVLDVPPRILAPRNQLIRVIQNNRTRLDCPFFGSPIPTLRWFKNGQGNTLDGGNYKAHENGSLEMNMARKEDQGIYTCVATNILGKAEAQVRLEVKDPTRIVRGPEDQVVKRGSMPRLHCRIKHDPTLKLTVTWLKDDAPLYMGNRMKKEDDGLTIYGVAEKDQGDYTCVASTELDKDSAKAYLTVLAVPANRLRDLPKERPDRPRDLELTDLAERSVRLTWIPGDDNNSPITDYIVQFEEDRFQPGMWHNHSRYPGSVNSAVLSLSPYVNYQFRVIAVNDVGSSLPSVPSERYQTNGARPEINPTGVQGAGTQKNNMEITWTPLNATQAYGPNLRYIVRWRRRDPRGSWYNETVKAPRHVVWNTPIYVPYEIKVQAENDFGRAPEPDTVIGYSGEDYPKAAPTDVRIRVLNSTAIALTWTRVHLDTIQGQLKEYRAYFWRDSSLLKNLWVSKKRQYVSFPGDRNRGIVSRLFPYSNYKLEMVVTNGRGDGPRSEVKEFPTPEGVPSSPRYLRIRQPNLESINLEWDHPEHPNGVLTGYNLRYQAFNGTKTGRTLVENFSPNQTRFTLQRTDPISRYRFFLRARTQVGEGEAIVEESPALLNEATPTPAATGLPPTTIGLTSTTTTTPTTTTTDTTTTTTDTTTTDTTTTTTTTAATTLPATTVASATAATERAPAATTKQELATNGSFIWDIRAMANSNWANITWSHNYSAGTDFVVKYITSNKTEKSIPVKAQTPSSVQLANLTPGMMYKLWVFPIWSSPSEHSYITFTTSSAYTKNHVDIATQGWFIGLMCAIALLVLILLIVCFIKRSRGGKYPVRDNKDEHLNPEDKNVEDGSFDYRYAPVGMSTPATTSPPSAPLPAITDLTALPLHITAAPRCHAASSITPPTFLLLPPALGKSSTEGNAPWKSNRAARMLPRSPPFPVSAWKDQSRRRAGALASATQDTAAGQPR from the exons TAATATCTTCATTGAATGTGAAGCCAAAGGGAACCCCGTTCCCAC TTTTTCCTGGACACGGAACGGGAAGTTCTTCAACGTGGCGAAGGACCCCAAGGTGTCCATGCGGCGGCGGTCGGGGACGCTGGTCATCGACTTCCACAGCGGGGGGCGGCCGGAGGACTACGAGGGCGAGTACCAGTGTTTCGCCCGGAACGACTACGGCACTGCTCTCTCCAGCAAAATCCACCTCCAGGTCTCTA AGTCTCCCCTGTGGCCCAAGGAGAAGGTGGATGTGATAGAGGTGGATGAAGGTGCTCCGCTCAGCCTGCAGTGCAACCCGCCGCCGGGCCTACCTTCTCCCGTCATCTTCTGGATGAGCAGCT CCATGGAGCCCATCCACCAGGACAAGCGCGTCTCCCAGGGCCAGAACGGCGACCTGTACTTCTCCAACGTCATGCTGCAGGATGCCCAGACCGACTACAGCTGCAACGCACGCTTCCACTTCACCCACACCATTCAGCAGAAAAACCCCTACACCCTCAAGGTGAAAACCA AGAAACCCCATAACGAAACGTCTTTACGAAATCACACTGACATGTACAGTG ccCGAGGGATTACGGAAACAACTCCCAGCTTCATGTATCCCTACGGGACCTCGAGCAGTCAGATGGTGCTGAGAGGGGTGGACCTCCTGCTGGAGTGCATTGCTTCAGGAGT ACCAGCACCAGACATCATGTGGTACAAGAAAGGAGGCGAGCTCCCAGCAGGCAAAACCAAGCTGGAAAACTTTAACAAGGCTCTTCGTATCTCCAACGTCTCTGAGGAAGACTCCGGGGAGTATTTCTGCTTGGCGTCAAACAAGATGGGCAGCATCCGCCACACGATCTCGGTGAGAGTGAAGG CTGCTCCATACTGGCTGGACGAACCACAAAACCTCATCCTGGCCCCCGGCGAGGACGGCCGGCTGGTGTGTCGAGCCAACGGGAACCCCAAGCCTGCGATCCAGTGGCTGGTGAACGGCGAGCCTATAGAAG CTTCTCCCCCCAACCCGAGCCGAGAGGTGGCTGGAGACACCATTGTATTTCGAGACACCCAGATCGGCAGCAGTGCTGTGTACCAATGCAATGCATCCAACGAGCACGGCTACCTTCTCGCCAACGCCTTTGTCAGCGTCCTGG ATGTGCCTCCACGGATACTGGCCCCCCGCAACCAGCTCATCAGGGTGATTCAAAACAACAGGACCCGACTCGACTGCCCCTTCTTTGGCTCGCCGATCCCCACCTTGAGATG GTTTAAGAACGGCCAGGGGAACACACTGGATGGAGGAAACTACAAGGCACATGAGAACGGGAGCTTGGAGATGAACATGGCTCGGAAGGAGGACCAGGGCATCTACACTTGTGTGGCTACCAACATCCTGGGGAAGGCGGAGGCCCAGGTTCGCCTGGAGGTCAAAG ACCCAACAAGGATCGTGAGGGGACCAGAAGATCAGGTGGTGAAGAGGGGCTCCATGCCTCGCCTCCACTGCCGCATAAAGCACGACCCGACGCTGAAACTCACCGTCACCTGGCTGAAAGACGATGCACCCCTGTACATGGGAAACAG GATGAAGAAGGAAGATGATGGTCTGACAATATATGGCGTGGCTGAGAAGGACCAAGGGGACTACACCTGCGTGGCTAGCACGGAGCTGGACAAGGACTCGGCTAAAGCGTACCTCACCGTACTAG CTGTCCCTGCTAACCGTTTGAGAGACTTACCTAAAG AACGACCCGACCGGCCCCGTGACTTGGAGCTGACAGACCTGGCCGAGAGGAGCGTGCGGCTGACGTGGATCCCCGGCGATGACAATAACAGCCCCATCACAG ACTACATCGTCCAGTTTGAGGAGGACCGGTTCCAACCTGGCATGTGGCACAACCACTCCAGGTACCCCGGGAGCGTCAACTCAGCCGTCCTGAGCCTCTCTCCTTACGTCAACTACCAGTTTCGGGTGATTGCGGTGAACGACGTGGGCAGCAGCCTGCCCAGTGTGCCCTCCGAACGCTACCAGACCAACGGGGCAC GTCCTGAAATTAATCCAACAGGAGTTCAAGGTGCAGGGACCCAAAAAAACAACATGGAGATCACCTGGACG CCTCTGAATGCAACTCAAGCTTATGGGCCCAACCTCAGGTACATTGTGAGATGGAGGCGGAGGGACCCCCGAGGGAGCTGGTACAACGAGACAGTGAAGGCACCGAGGCACGTCGTCTGGAACACACCCATCTACGTTCCCTACGAGATCAAAGTGCAGGCAGAGAATGACTTTGGTAGAGCACCGGAGCCTGACACTGTCATCGGCTATTCGGGGGAAGATT ATCCCAAGGCTGCGCCTACGGATGTTAGGATAAGAGTTTTAAACAGCACTGCCATTGCTCTGACCTGGACCCGAGTGCACCTGGACACCATCCAGGGACAGCTCAAGGAGTACAGA GCCTATTTCTGGAGAGACAGTAGTTTGCTGAAGAACCTGTGGGTCTCCAAAAAACGGCAGTATGTGAGTTTTCCTGGAGACCGAAACCGGGGCATAGTGTCCCGGCTGTTTCCTTACAGCAACTACAAGCTTGAGATGGTTGTAACCAACGGGCGAGGAGACGGGCCGCGCAGTGAAGTTAAGGAGTTCCCCACACCCGAAGGAG tgcccagctcccccaggtATTTAAGAATCCGACAGCCAAATCTGGAAAGCATCAATCTGGAGTGGGATCACCCAGAGCATCCCAACGGAGTCCTCACAGGATACAACCTTAGATATCAAGCCT tTAATGGAACCAAAACGGGCCGAACCCTGGTAGAGAACTTCTCTCCCAACCAGACAAGGTTCACCCTGCAGCGGACAGACCCCATCTCGCGCTATCGCTTCTTCCTGCGTGCACGGACCCaggtgggagaaggagaagccATAGTGGAGGAGTCGCCAGCTTTGCTGAACGAAG CCACGCCAACCCCAG ctgcaaCTGGGCTGCCTCCAACTACAATCGGTCTAACCAGTACTACTACAACAACCCCAACTACCACCACCACCGACACAACTACCACAACTACCGACACAACTACCACCGACAcaactaccaccaccaccaccacagccgCCACCACTCTACCCGCCACCACCGTCGCAAGCGCTACGGCAGCTACGGAGAGGGCTCCGGCAGCCACCACAAAGCAGGAGTTGG CCACCAATGGATCGTTCATATGGGACATAAGAGCTATGGCTAATAGTAACTGGGCAAACATCACCTGGAGCCACAATTACTCTGCAGGAACTGACTTTGTGGTTAAGTATATCACCA GTAACAAGACAGAGAAATCTATCCCTGTTAAAGCTCAGACCCCTTCCTCTGTGCAGCTGGCGAATCTGACGCCGGGAATGATGTACAAGCTGTGGGTGTTCCCCATATGGTCTAGCCCCAGCGAACACTCGTACATAACCTTTACCACCAGCTCAG CTTATACCAAGAATCACGTGGACATCGCGACGCAGGGCTGGTTCATCGGGCTGATGTGTGCCATAGCTCTCCTGGTTCTCATCCTCCTGATAGTCTGCTTCATTAAGAGGAGCCGAGGCGGGAAATATCCAG TACGAGACAATAAAGACGAGCATCTCAATCCCGAAGACAAGAACGTAGAAGACGGCTCGTTCGACTACAGGTACGCTCCCGTTGGCATGTCCACCCCCGCCACCACGTCCCCCCCATCCGCCCCGCTCCCAGCCATCACGGACCTCACCGCGCTTCCCCTCCACATAACCGCAGCACCGCGGTGCCACGCAGCCTCCTCGATTAcccctcccaccttcctcctcctgcctcctgccctcggCAAGTCCTCTACCGAAGGAAACGCTCCCTGGAAGAGTAACAGGGCTGCGAGGATGCTGCCAAggtctcctcctttccctgtctCGGCCTGGAAGGATCAGTCCAGGCGGAGAGCCGGGGCTCTGGCATCAGCTACCCAGGACACAGCTGCAGGCCAACCCCGATGA